GCAGTGCAAAAAGCGCTCAGCCGCAACCTGCCGCGCCGGATCCCGCACCCGCCAACCCGGCTTCCGTGCCGCCGCCTTCCGCTGATCCGGATGCGCCGGCTCCGGCCGAACCGCAACCGCCTGCATCACGCGAGAAAGCGGCCAAGCCCACGAACCCCCGTCACGCGGCCCGGCCGGCACCGGCTCAAAAGACTCCTCAGAAACCGGCTGGGAGAGAAAACCAAAACCTGGTGATTTCCGATTTGCTCCGGCAAGTCGAACACCGGTTCGAACAAGTAAAAGGGGAATTGCAGGCTGCACGGCAGCAACTTCGCAACCTTACCCCCGTGAACGGTTCGAGCAGCGGCGGGGCCGCCGGGGCGCACGCGCCGGAGCTCCAGAAGCTGCGGGAAGAGAACTCGCGCCTGACCGAAGAGATTCGGCAACTGCGTGGAATCCTGGATGAACTGGCGGCAGACCGGTTCGACGTGGCCGTCAGCCGCCGCGCCGATACCGAGCAGCCTGACAATGACCCGCTGTCTCAGTACCAATCCCTGTTGACCCTGAAACTGCGGGAGGAGATCATGCGGTTCCAGTCGCTCAACCGCGAGAATCACCTGGATGGTTTGCCACTCCTCCTGGAGAACGTCATTAACGTGTTGGAGGCGCACGGCATCGATCTTTCCAACATCCAGCCCCCGCCGCCGCCGCCCAAACGCAGGTATTAAGATTTAAGATGCAGTCATGTTTCCGGGGACACGACTTCCGCATTGAGGTTCGGCCTGTGGCGATCTAGGCTAACCTTTGCGGCGGGGCCGACGGCGGCCGGTCGCTTCCAGATCATTCGCCAAAAGCACGTTCCGAAACGGGCGGAGCCGGCCCAGGGAGAGGGATCCTTTATTGCGGAATGTATTTTTGGCAAACGGTACAGCCATGGACCGCAAAATCATCCACCTCGACATGGATTGCTTTTATGCGGCAATCGAGGTGCGCGATCATCCGGAACTGGCCGGAAAACCGGTCGGCGTCGGTGGGGCACGCCACCGGCGCGGTGTGTTGACGACGTGCAACTACGAGGCACGCAAATACGGCGTGCGGTCGGCCATGCCGACGTTCGAGGCCTTACAAAAGTGCCCGCACCTGATCGTGATGCCGACGCGCTTCGACGTCTACCGCCGCGAATCGGCCCGGATCCGAAACATTCTCTACAAGTTTACCTCCATTGTTGAACCGCTCTCACTCGATGAGGCCTTTCTCGACCTGAGCGCTCAGGAAGGAGAACCCGTGGCCGTAGCAAAAGTGATCCGTGAGATGATCCGCCAGCAGACCGGGCTGACGGCTTCCGCCGGAATCGCCCCGAATAAAATGCTGGCCAAGATCGCGAGCGACTGGCGAAAGCCGAACGGCCAGTTTGAGATCAAGCCGGAAGACGTACCGGCTTTCATGGAGAATTTGCCCGTTCACCGGCTGTGGGGTATCGGCCAGAAAACCGCGAAGCGGCTGGCCGGCAGCGGCATTCAAACGTGCCGCCAGCTGCAGGCTTATCCGCGCCTGCAGCTCTATTCCTGGTTCGGCAAATTCGGGCTCGAACTTTTCCAACTCTGCCGGGGAATCGACGAGCGGCCGGTGGAGCCGGACCGGCACAGGAAATCCTTAAGCAACGAGAGGACTTTCGTGCATAATCTCACCTCGCCGGCGCAATGCGAGGGTAAGTTGCCTGAGTTGTTCGAAGATCTGATGCAAGACCTGGCCAAGCATGACGGCAAAACCAAAGTACGCGGGGTGATGGTAAAGATC
This window of the Verrucomicrobiota bacterium genome carries:
- the dinB gene encoding DNA polymerase IV; protein product: MDRKIIHLDMDCFYAAIEVRDHPELAGKPVGVGGARHRRGVLTTCNYEARKYGVRSAMPTFEALQKCPHLIVMPTRFDVYRRESARIRNILYKFTSIVEPLSLDEAFLDLSAQEGEPVAVAKVIREMIRQQTGLTASAGIAPNKMLAKIASDWRKPNGQFEIKPEDVPAFMENLPVHRLWGIGQKTAKRLAGSGIQTCRQLQAYPRLQLYSWFGKFGLELFQLCRGIDERPVEPDRHRKSLSNERTFVHNLTSPAQCEGKLPELFEDLMQDLAKHDGKTKVRGVMVKIRFADFTRTTVERADLPLALESFRLLLHEGLQRKTLPVRLLGVGVRLDEPDESTDTQLEFDLA